A stretch of DNA from Hydra vulgaris chromosome 03, alternate assembly HydraT2T_AEP:
ttttttggctTTTCGTAGATttattgtatctttttttttatcattatctacacttctattttttttttgtttttttttacatttcataaGAGTTTTATCTATTCTAAAATTGGcaagaatttttttgtctttatgaACACGTCTTATTGTTAATATCaagaaatttgtttgaaaaaatattaagtgCTTCATTACAACttccataaaaattttatagtaattacttttataaagcgATGTAAAAAAACTGCAGAGACTTGAGgttaagttataactttttttaaaatattataattaagaaCACACTTTTGTATCGCTCTGGGGATTGAGTAGGTCTAtgctaactttaatttatttttttatatataatcaggGTTCCTAGAACTTTTTTCACAATGTGCCCCCTGAATTAgtggatttaaaattataatttagaaTACATTCTTCCTAGAAATCTGTGATAACAATCTTCCTAGAAATCCGTGATAATAATCTTCCTAGAAATCCGTGATAATATCAAAACGAACAAAACTGCGCTGCAtcaaaactcaatttaaaaaaacacttgaaaaaaagtttttaaaaacagattctATATATTTAGACTTTAAATTACATGTAAAAAGTATCTgttcataattaatttattgattataaaattatttattataaaattagcaaaaaaatgtcaaatatattgatctatttttgtcaatttacttaaaactataCCACTTACCATAttgatatacaattttaaaattaaaaatcaattttctcAGGATAATTCagtaatatacattttaaaacttctttcaaTTAGCATTGTGGTTCTGAAATTTCATGACCGGAACGGTGAGAGATATTGAATGaagagtaaatttttttaaattcatgataaaatgttaaaaagtagCACGCAAAACTTATCACCATAATCCATTCAGAAAATGTACTCACCAAATGAGCAGGATAACCCTTAAATGGAGAAACAAATTGCTAAAATCCACTacataacaataatttaaagaaaatgtttcaaattgcagattaaaaaactataataaaaaatagttgaaaatcATAAGAGAATAACAAATGATGTACTTCATGATTTTAACAACTTGGAgtgaaatataattaattaaaaaaaaaatcaacatttttgcaattaatgttattcaaataatttaccgGATCACTAGAATCGAACTCTATCATCGTATGGTTGgaagtcttttttgaaaatttaatgcTGGCCAAAAAAGCTCCAAGgatagttgaaataaaagttattgttgCCAGACACGAAAATGCGAAACGAAACCAAAGTTTTAATTTCGAACCAAAAATTCCTACATATAGAAGCGAAATGTATAACTGAATCCAACTATAAGTTATGCCACAGGCAAAACACATAAACGCACCAATCATATGAACTAGAAGAGCATTGCTTTCTTGAAAATTAGAAACAATCATTGCTCCTAAAGCAGTGAGAAATCCGAAAAAGTATGCTATGTCATTTAAAGTGTGAACACGGTAGTTATCAATAGAATTCTCCACATAAGAATGTcttatgataatgatgataaatgCAAATACTGAAGCTAGATTGAGTAACATACCAAATATACAGCTGGCTGGAGGTTTACTACCAGTATCACTTATATAAGGAAATA
This window harbors:
- the LOC100210049 gene encoding DNA damage-regulated autophagy modulator protein 1 yields the protein MNRKTEILLFRWCSSHHFIVFFVSTLLLGMICGYAISVGYQKLPNLFPYISDTGSKPPASCIFGMLLNLASVFAFIIIIIRHSYVENSIDNYRVHTLNDIAYFFGFLTALGAMIVSNFQESNALLVHMIGAFMCFACGITYSWIQLYISLLYVGIFGSKLKLWFRFAFSCLATITFISTILGAFLASIKFSKKTSNHTMIEFDSSDPGYPAHLVSTFSEWIMVISFACYFLTFYHEFKKIYSSFNISHRSGHEISEPQC